The DNA window TCGGCCATGCACGAGTGGAGCGCGGCGCTCGGCGGCGTGCCGATCTATCTGCATGAGGCCGACGAGGAATGGGTGCGCCACGACAGCCCCTTCCTGCGCTTCTGGGATGGCGAGCATTTCACGCTGACCGGCGCCCTCGATTTGGTGCATCTGCCTGGCCATTTTGCCGGCAGCACCGGGCTGTGGTGGAAGAACGGCCCGCGCCCCGGCGGCAGCCTGTTCCCCGGCGATGCCCTCTATGTGGTGATGGACCGGCGCTTCGTCAGCTTCATGCGCAGCTACCCCAACCTGATCCCGCTGGGCCCCAAGGCGCTCGGCCGGTTGGAGGCGAAGATCGGGCCACTGGCCTTCACCGACCTCTATAGCGCGTTCGAGGGGCGGGAGATCATCGGCGACGCCATGGAGCGGGTGGCCGCGTCGTTTGCGCGCTATCGGGACGCGTTGAAAGGATAGGGCGCCAAGCGATTCCCCATCGTGGGCGCCTTTCCAGAGCTTTTCCGGTGACAACCGGTTCCCGCT is part of the Pleomorphomonas sp. PLEO genome and encodes:
- a CDS encoding MBL fold metallo-hydrolase — its product is MPGVDRSSFSRAPVCVACGTQYPEAEQMTECPVCRDERQYVGWAGQRWTTTAEIAADHQIRFEDAAGVMTMALQPEFAIGQRAFLIPQEGGMVMWECLPAVTDAALERIAGLGGVQAIAISHPHFYSAMHEWSAALGGVPIYLHEADEEWVRHDSPFLRFWDGEHFTLTGALDLVHLPGHFAGSTGLWWKNGPRPGGSLFPGDALYVVMDRRFVSFMRSYPNLIPLGPKALGRLEAKIGPLAFTDLYSAFEGREIIGDAMERVAASFARYRDALKG